CGGTCAGACCGAGACCACGTTGCAGATCGGCAACACCCCCGGGCAGCCGGTGAAGCCCGGTTCGATGGGCCGTCCGATGCCCGGTGTGCCGGTGGTGCTGGTCGACCCGATCTCCGGGAAACCGGCCGATGAGGGCGAGATCTGCCTGGACCTGAGCAAGCGGCCACGCAACCTCATGACCGGTTATCTCGGCGATCCCGAACGCAACGAGGCCGTGATGGCCGGCGGTTTCTACCACACCGGTGACGTCGCGTCGCGTGACGCCGACGGCTACATCACCTACATCGGCCGCACCGACGACGTGTTCAAGTCCAGTGATTACAAGGTGTCGCCGTTCGAGTTGGAGAGTGTGCTGATCGAGCATCCCGCGGTGGTCGAGGCCGCCGTGGTGCCGCAGCCCGACGACACGCGGCTGACGGTGCCCAAGGCGTATGTGGCGTTGGCCGAGGGGTGGGAACCCAACGCCGACACCGCAAAAGCCGTCATGGAGTATGCGCGCGACCACCTCGCGCCGTACCTCAAGGTGCGGCGCGTCGAGTTCTTCGACCTGCCCAAGACCATCTCGGGCAAGATCCGCCGCGTCGAACTGCGCAAGCGGGAGGACGAGGCACACCAGACCGGCAAGCAGATCGCCACCGAATACCGATACGAGGACCTCCTGGGATGAAGTCATACGATGCCGGGCCGACCGAAGCGCCGATCCTCGAAGAGACCATCGGGGCCAACTTCGAGCGCATCGCGGCCACGTACGGCGACAACGAGGCACTGGTCGAGGTGGCCACCGGCCGTCGCTGGACCTACGCCGAGCTCAACGCCGAGATCGACGCCACGGCACGAGGTTTGATGGCGCTCGGGGTCGACAAGGGGGACCGCGTCGGCATCTGGTCGCCCAACTGCGCCGAGTGGATCATGACGCAGTTCGCGGCCGCCAAGATCGGTGCCATCCTGGTCAACATCAACCCGGCGTACCGCACGCACGAGGTCTCCTACGTGCTGCGCCAGTCACAGGTGCGCACGCTCGTCGCGGCGTCGTCGTTCAAGACGTCCGATTACGCGGCGATGGTCGCCGAAGTCCGGCCCGAGTGCCCCGACCTGCTCGACGTGGTCTTCCTGGACAACGACGACTGGGATCGGTTGCGGGCCGACCAGGTCGACGACGCGCGACTTCGCGAGCGGATGGCGGGGCTGGCCAACACCGACCCCATCAACATCCAGTACACCTCGGGCACAACGGGTTTCCCCAAGGGCGCGACGTTGTCACACCGCAACATCCTCAACAACGGGTTCTTCGTCACCGAGCTCATCGCGCTCGGCCCCGACGACCGGCTGTGCATCGTCCCGCCGTTCTACCACTGCTTCGGCATGGTGATGGGCACGCTCGGTGCGGTGTCGCACGGCACCACGATCGTGATCCCGGGGCCCGGTTTCGATCCAGGGATCACGCTTTCTGCGGTGCAAGCCGAGAAGTGCACGGGCCTCTACGGCGTTCCGACGATGTTCATCGCGATGCTCGGACACCCGGACTTCGCGAACTTCGATCTGTCGTCGCTGCGCACCGGAATCATGGCCGGCTCGGTGTGCCCGATCGAGGTGATGAAACGCGTTGTGGCCGACATGCACATGGCCGAGGTCGCGATCTGCTACGGCATGACCGAGACCTCACCGGTATCGTGCCAGACCCTGATCGACGACGATCTGGACCGGCGTACCGCGACGATCGGCCGTGCCCACCCGCACGTCGAGATCAAGATCATCGATCCCGAGACCGGTGAGACCCTCGAGCGTGGCCAACCGGGCGAGTTCTGCACGCGGGGGTACTCGGTGATGCTGGGCTACTGGAACGATGACGAGAAGACCCGCGAAGCCGTCGACGCCGAGGGGTGGATGCACACCGGAGATCTCGCGGTGATGCGGGAGGACGGGTACTGCACCGTCGTCGGGCGCATCAAGGACATGGTGATCCGTGGCGGTGAGAACATCTATCCGCGTGAGATCGAAGAGTTCCTCTACACGCATCCCGACATCGATGACGCACAGGTGATCGGCGTCCCCGACGAGCGGTACGGCGAAGAGATCTGTGCGTGGATCCGGATGAAACCGGGTCGCCCGCCGCTCGACGCAGAGAAACTGCGCGAGTTCGCGACGGGCAAGCTCGCGCACTACAAGATCCCGCGCTACGTGCACATCGTCGACGAGTTCCCCATGACGGTCACCGGCAAGATCCGCAAGGTCCAGATGCGCGAGGAGACCGTCGAACTGCTCAGGCTGAAGCCGTAATCCCTCAGGCCAGAAGCGGACTCAGCTTGGCCGCGTGGTCGGCCAGGGTCGGCACCTGGCGCTGCAGCAGTTCGGACTGCTCGGCGCGGCCCGACATGGCCAGGGCCGCCACCAGCGACCCGGCCGGCGAACGCACCGGCACCGCGATACACGCGCAGTCGTCACGCAGTTCGCCGGTCTGGGTCGCGAACTTGTGCTCCCGGACCTCTTCGAGTTGCGCGATGAGCACCGACCGCGACGTCACGGTGTGATCGGTCAACGCGCCCAGCGGATAGGTCAGCAGTTCGTCGGGATCGCGCTTCTCGGCCAGCAGCAGCTTGCCCACCGCACACGCGTAGAGATGGTGATTGAGCACCGATTCCTCTGCGGGAGGTGGATATTCGGCATCGGAATCGGCGATGCGCACCGATGTGTTGGTGTAGTAGAACAGGTGCACCCCGAACCGCACCGACAGCCGCAGTTCGGCGAGTTGTTCACGTGCCGCGGTGCACACGGTCGGCGTCACGGCGGCGTCGATCAGAACCCCCATACGCGGTCCGAGCGAGAAGCCCGAGAGATCGGGCAGTCGCACGATGTAGCCGTCGGCGACAAGGAGATTCAGCAACCGATAGGTGGTGGCCGACGGCATCGACAGCCGCTCGGCGATCTCTTTCGCGGTCACCCCGACACCGGCGAGTGCGACGGCCTCGAGCACCTGCAGTGCGCTCTGGACCGCCTTGGGCTGGCGTCCCGAGAGCGCGCCGTCCGCCGGGCTCATCGGCGCACCTCCCACGGGTTGTAATCGGCGAACACATCACCGGCGACGGTCTCGTCGAACACGCCGACCCGGTGGGCAAGGTCAGGAATCGTGCGGCGGCGCATGGCGAAAACACCGAACCCCGTCGCCAGGAGACCAGCGTAGACGGCCGTGGCGATCCAGACAGGCGATTCGACGGTCAACGCGGCCCACCCGATGATCGCGGTCATCATCACCGCGGTCGCGAGGCCTACGACGAGGGGGGTGACGGTGAGTTCACCGATGCGCCGCAGGAACGCCGGAGTCGCCAGGCACACCAGCAGGTAGGCCCCGATGTAGCCGTGCGCCGACATCGCGAGCAGACCGATGAGCACTTCCCGCGTGGACCCGGAGATCAGCAGATAGCAGATGGGCACCGCGACGATCACCGGGATGGCGGCGCACAGGGCGATGTGCGGCGTGCGGAAAGCCCGATGCGCGTGCCCGATCCGATGGGAGACCACACCTTCGCGGCCCATGGCGAACAGCGTGCGCGACAGGGCCGTGGTCGAACCGATCACGCACGCGAACCAGGATGCCGTGATGCCGAGTTCCATCACGATGGACAGCGCGGTCGAGGCCGCGCCCGCCGATTCGGGCATGAGCACGATCGGCATCGCGCCGATGTTCGCCCGGATGCCGCCCGCGGACTGCATTGCCGCGGCGAACGTGTACAACACACCCAATGCCAAAGGGGTCCAACGGATCGCCCGGGTCACCGTCACGAACGGCCGTTGCGCCTCCCGCGCGACGGTGCCCGCGCTCTCGAAGCCCACATACGACGTGATGGC
This genomic window from Mycolicibacterium goodii contains:
- a CDS encoding AMP-binding protein, with product MKSYDAGPTEAPILEETIGANFERIAATYGDNEALVEVATGRRWTYAELNAEIDATARGLMALGVDKGDRVGIWSPNCAEWIMTQFAAAKIGAILVNINPAYRTHEVSYVLRQSQVRTLVAASSFKTSDYAAMVAEVRPECPDLLDVVFLDNDDWDRLRADQVDDARLRERMAGLANTDPINIQYTSGTTGFPKGATLSHRNILNNGFFVTELIALGPDDRLCIVPPFYHCFGMVMGTLGAVSHGTTIVIPGPGFDPGITLSAVQAEKCTGLYGVPTMFIAMLGHPDFANFDLSSLRTGIMAGSVCPIEVMKRVVADMHMAEVAICYGMTETSPVSCQTLIDDDLDRRTATIGRAHPHVEIKIIDPETGETLERGQPGEFCTRGYSVMLGYWNDDEKTREAVDAEGWMHTGDLAVMREDGYCTVVGRIKDMVIRGGENIYPREIEEFLYTHPDIDDAQVIGVPDERYGEEICAWIRMKPGRPPLDAEKLREFATGKLAHYKIPRYVHIVDEFPMTVTGKIRKVQMREETVELLRLKP
- a CDS encoding APC family permease translates to MDDRRGMRSRSPVWGLRRGQLSFAQVLAQSVSAVAPSAVMVTLPALVLPAAGGATLGVFVVTALLMAAVGYCAAQFSTRMVAVSGVYSYTVKGLGPIPGIAAGWSVIIGYAGAAMASTLGAASYLTALLGRLGVPDNHVTTTLLAVVVGVVALALMVRGIRLSARIMLTVEVFAIVAASAVLIIAFTGSVTTGGHDPPKANATEPYSALGFALLLAITSYVGFESAGTVAREAQRPFVTVTRAIRWTPLALGVLYTFAAAMQSAGGIRANIGAMPIVLMPESAGAASTALSIVMELGITASWFACVIGSTTALSRTLFAMGREGVVSHRIGHAHRAFRTPHIALCAAIPVIVAVPICYLLISGSTREVLIGLLAMSAHGYIGAYLLVCLATPAFLRRIGELTVTPLVVGLATAVMMTAIIGWAALTVESPVWIATAVYAGLLATGFGVFAMRRRTIPDLAHRVGVFDETVAGDVFADYNPWEVRR
- a CDS encoding IclR family transcriptional regulator translates to MSPADGALSGRQPKAVQSALQVLEAVALAGVGVTAKEIAERLSMPSATTYRLLNLLVADGYIVRLPDLSGFSLGPRMGVLIDAAVTPTVCTAAREQLAELRLSVRFGVHLFYYTNTSVRIADSDAEYPPPAEESVLNHHLYACAVGKLLLAEKRDPDELLTYPLGALTDHTVTSRSVLIAQLEEVREHKFATQTGELRDDCACIAVPVRSPAGSLVAALAMSGRAEQSELLQRQVPTLADHAAKLSPLLA